The window TGCGCATCCCGAGCCCCTCGACTTTGATGGGGTCGATGACCTCGCCGTGGAACGCCCAAATCTTGCCCGCGCCCTTCTCCCAGAACGTGTAGCCGTCGAAGACGGCGGGGTCGACGCCGAACCGCTCGTCCCACCAGTCGATGACCTCCTCGCGGGAGGGGCGACCCTCGACGACGCGGTCGTCGGCCGTCGGCGGCAGGCGGTCGAACTGCTGGCCCCAGTTCTCGTCGGGGGCGGTGTCGTCGCTCATGCGGTTACCTCCAGTTTGGCAGTGAAGAACCCGCCCGTGTCGTTGTGGTGCGGGTAGACGCGCCGTGCCTTGGTCACCGATGGGTCGTACTCGTCGCCCTCCCACTCGGTGATGCCGGGCGCGGTCTCGAAGCCGTCGGGGACGTCCCACTCGACGACCTCGCAGTCCTCCCGTTCGAGGACGAAGTCGAGGATGGCCTCGTTCTCCTCGGGCGCGAAGGTACACGTGGAGTAGACGACGGTGCCGCCGGCTTTCGTCACCTGCACGGCGCGCCGGAGGATGCCCTTCTGGATGCCGGCGACGCTTTTGACGTGGTTCATCGTCCACTCGTCGAGCACGTCGGGGTTCTTCCGGCAGGTGCCCTCGCAGGAACACGGCGCGTCGACGAGGACGCGGTCGAACTGCTCGAACGACCCGGCCTTCTCGGGGGTCCGTTCCCCGTAGGGTTTCATCGAGAAGTTGCGGGCGTCCTGATTCGACACGACGAGGTTCGTCACGCCGAGGCGCTCGGCGTTGTGGCGGAGCGCCGACAGCCGCCCGAGGTTGTTGTCGTTGCCGACGAGGACGCCCTCGTCGTTCATCATGGCGGCAATCTGGGTCGTCTTCGACCCCGGCGCGGCGCAGGTGTCCCAGACGCGCTCGCCCGGCTGCGGGTCGAGAGCGATAGCCGGGAGCGCCGACACTTCCTCTTGGCCGTGGAGCCAGCCGTGGAAGTACGGCCAGTTCGTCCCCGGACTGCTGTCTTCGAGCTTCAGGATGCCGGGGTGCCAGTCGGTCGGTTCGTAGGCGACGCCCTCGTCGTCGAGCGCCTCGCGGGCGCGCGCCACCGTCGTCTTGATGGTGTTGACGCGAACGACGGAGGGAAGCGGCCGCTCGCAGGCCGCGAAAAAGGCCTCCTCGTCGTCCACGAGCGGCGCGTACCGCTGGAGCGGGTTCATGACACTCGATTCCGCGGGGGCGCGCTTGTCGGTTTCGGAGTCGTCGGGTGACGAGTTCGGAGCCGCCGGAAAGCGACCAGTCGAACCAGTCGCGCCGACCAGTCGGCCGATGACGACGCATTCACCCGTCGGATTTACCTCGCCCGGGCGACCATGTTCACGTATGGCACGCATTCGCGTCCTCGCGGAGGAACTCACCGACGAACTGGAGTCGCCGACGCTGGTCGAAGGGCTGCCGGGCGTCGGGTTGGTCGGCAAAATCGCGGCCGACCATCTGGTCGAGGCGTTCGACATGACCCACTACGCCGACGTGTTCTGCGAGGGCGTCCCGAAGGTCGCGGTCTACATGAAAGACAACCCGACGCTGCACCCGCCGGTTAGGCTCTACGCCGACGCGGAACGGAACCTGCTCGTCCTCCAGAGCGACATCCCCATCCGGCCCGAGGCGGCGACCGAACTCGCAACCTGTCTCGGCCCGTGGTTCGAAGAACTCGACGTGCTTCCCGTGTTCCTCTCGGGCATCGCCCGCGAGAAGTCCGAGGCGGTGCCCGCGCTTTACGGCGTCGGCACCGACGGCGCGACGCCGCGACTCGAAGACGCCAGTATCGACCGCCCGACAGAGACTGGCCTCGTCTCGGGGCCGACGGGTGCGCTCCTGAGCAACGCCGTCTCGGTCGGTCGCCCGGCGCTCGCGTTGGTCGTCGAGTCGGACCCGCAGTTCCCGGACCCCGAGGCGGCTCGGGTCATCATCAAACAGGGCATCGAACCGCTCGTCGGCGTCGAGGTTCCCGTGGACGACCTCGTGGACAGCGCCACCGAGATTCGACAGGCCAAAGAGCAGTTGGCTCGGCGGATGCAGCAGTCCGAAGAGGAGAGCACGCAGGCGCGGCCGCTCGGGATGTACCAGTAGCGGGCGAAAGCGACGCCCGCGCGGCCGCCCCGCGGTGAGAAGCGTTTCGGCCGGCCCGCAGTCTACACGTTTAAGCCGCGTCGGACACTTCTCCCGCCCATGAGCGACGACCCCGCCGAGTCGGTCACGGACGCGAACGTAGAACCCGAGGCCGACGCGGCACCCAACGCAGCGGCGCAGGCGGCCGAAGACGCGGCGACCGACGCCGACGGCGAGGCGTCGAGCGCCGAGGCGGCCAGCGAGGAACCCGACGCGGCGGACGACGGGCCGACCGTCGCCGACCGCGTCGCCGAGTACGACGACGACCTCGCGGGCGAGGTCGCGGCGCTCGAAGCCCGCGTCACCGACCTCGAAGCCGAGCGCGACGAGGCCGAAGCGACGGCCGAGGAACTCCAGTCTCGCCTCAAGCGCACGCAGGCCGACTTCCAGAACTACAAGAAGCGCGCCAAGAAGCGACAGGACCAGATCAAAGAGCGCGCCACCGAGGACTTCGTCGAGCGCGTCGTCACCGTCCGCGACAACCTCGTCCGCGCGCTCGACCAGGACGAGGACGCCGACATCCGCGGCGGCCTCGAATCGACGCTCAAGGAGTTCGACCGAATCCTCGAAGACGAGAACGTCGAAATCATCGACCCCGAACCGGGGACCGACGTGGACCCGAACCGCCACGAGGTGATGATGCGCGTCGACAGCGACGAACCGGCGGACACCGTCGCCAACGTGTTCCAGCCCGGCTACGAGATGGCCGACAAGGTCATCCGCGCCGCGCAGATCACGGTCAGTAAGGGCGAGTAGGTCGCAATCGACACGGCTGTCTCCCCGCGACGGGCCACGGTGGGCTGACGCGCCACCGGCCCGGGGAGGACTTTTGTTCTCACCTCGCAATCACTACGCCATGCGACTTCGTTCCCGTCG of the Haloferax sp. Atlit-12N genome contains:
- a CDS encoding proteasome assembly chaperone family protein; translation: MARIRVLAEELTDELESPTLVEGLPGVGLVGKIAADHLVEAFDMTHYADVFCEGVPKVAVYMKDNPTLHPPVRLYADAERNLLVLQSDIPIRPEAATELATCLGPWFEELDVLPVFLSGIAREKSEAVPALYGVGTDGATPRLEDASIDRPTETGLVSGPTGALLSNAVSVGRPALALVVESDPQFPDPEAARVIIKQGIEPLVGVEVPVDDLVDSATEIRQAKEQLARRMQQSEEESTQARPLGMYQ
- a CDS encoding RsmB/NOP family class I SAM-dependent RNA methyltransferase, giving the protein MNPLQRYAPLVDDEEAFFAACERPLPSVVRVNTIKTTVARAREALDDEGVAYEPTDWHPGILKLEDSSPGTNWPYFHGWLHGQEEVSALPAIALDPQPGERVWDTCAAPGSKTTQIAAMMNDEGVLVGNDNNLGRLSALRHNAERLGVTNLVVSNQDARNFSMKPYGERTPEKAGSFEQFDRVLVDAPCSCEGTCRKNPDVLDEWTMNHVKSVAGIQKGILRRAVQVTKAGGTVVYSTCTFAPEENEAILDFVLEREDCEVVEWDVPDGFETAPGITEWEGDEYDPSVTKARRVYPHHNDTGGFFTAKLEVTA
- a CDS encoding nucleotide exchange factor GrpE, yielding MSDDPAESVTDANVEPEADAAPNAAAQAAEDAATDADGEASSAEAASEEPDAADDGPTVADRVAEYDDDLAGEVAALEARVTDLEAERDEAEATAEELQSRLKRTQADFQNYKKRAKKRQDQIKERATEDFVERVVTVRDNLVRALDQDEDADIRGGLESTLKEFDRILEDENVEIIDPEPGTDVDPNRHEVMMRVDSDEPADTVANVFQPGYEMADKVIRAAQITVSKGE